In Saccharothrix syringae, the following are encoded in one genomic region:
- a CDS encoding LysR family transcriptional regulator substrate-binding protein, whose product MNGEPHGKLVIGSAQSLTDYRLLPLIEYMCWRYPSVQISLHSRNTQANLTAVREGRLDCTFFIGSVEPREGLETTVLCPEPLVMVAGPTHALTRRSVITEDELRGSTLIRAENGASYYEQFEQALGLQDAESRSPVLALDSIDAAKRAVASGLGISLVPEVTVAAELADGRLCRLPWVPPFRVYTQFAWRQDNSTNPSVTALVSAAAQVVSEQVATPA is encoded by the coding sequence ATGAACGGCGAGCCGCACGGCAAGCTGGTCATCGGCAGCGCGCAGAGCCTGACCGACTACCGTCTGCTACCACTCATCGAGTACATGTGCTGGCGGTACCCGAGCGTCCAGATCTCCCTGCACTCGCGGAACACCCAGGCCAACCTGACCGCGGTGCGCGAGGGCCGGCTGGACTGCACGTTCTTCATCGGCTCCGTCGAGCCCCGCGAGGGGTTGGAGACGACCGTGCTCTGCCCCGAGCCGCTGGTCATGGTGGCCGGTCCGACCCACGCCCTGACCAGGCGGTCGGTGATCACCGAGGACGAGCTGCGCGGCAGCACGCTCATCCGGGCCGAGAACGGCGCCAGCTACTACGAGCAGTTCGAGCAGGCGCTGGGGCTGCAGGACGCGGAGTCGCGGTCGCCGGTGCTGGCGCTGGACTCGATCGACGCCGCCAAGCGGGCGGTCGCCTCGGGCCTGGGCATCTCGCTGGTGCCCGAGGTGACGGTGGCCGCCGAACTGGCCGACGGCAGGCTGTGCCGCCTGCCGTGGGTGCCGCCGTTCCGGGTCTACACGCAGTTCGCGTGGCGGCAGGACAACTCCACCAACCCGTCGGTCACGGCACTCGTGTCCGCCGCGGCGCAGGTGGTGAGCGAACAGGTCGCGACACCGGCCTGA